The Anabrus simplex isolate iqAnaSimp1 chromosome 1, ASM4041472v1, whole genome shotgun sequence genome window below encodes:
- the LOC136881061 gene encoding protein obstructor-E: protein MNTSLLAALFAAAIVVANAQSSKPRKSPFGGSNRQQSTAAPTAIGGDDDVGDECPEPNGYFADALQCDKYYECIDGAITEKLCPDGMVFNDYSSEYEKCDLPFGIDCSKRPELQTPQPSLHCPRKNGYFSHESPNVCDKFYFCVDGKFNMITCPDGLVYNEASGICSWPDEAKKKGCSSADVFQFTCPKVDEAEGLTHPRYADPEDCQFFYVCINGDTPRRNGCKMGQVFNAVDRKCDWPRNVPECKDWYKGILTDEELYALEHPKPKPKSDAAHRHRNGGRSRQKSEDEEA from the exons TGGTGGCCAATGCCCAGTCATCGAAACCCCGCAAGTCCCCGTTTGGTGGAAGTAACCGTCAACAGAGCACCGCGGCGCCAACTGCAATAGGAGGTGACGATGACGTTGGTGACGAATGTCCTGAGCCCAATGGCTACTTCGCAGACGCTCTTCAGTGTGACAAATACTACGAATGTATAGACGGAGCTATCACGGAGAAGCTCTGTCCCGACGGTATGGTGTTCAATGATTACAGCTCTGAATACGAGAAGTGCGATCTGCCCTTTGGTATCGACTGTTCCAAACGACCAGAACTAC AGACCCCTCAGCCCAGCCTCCACTGCCCCCGTAAGAACGGATACTTCTCTCACGAGAGCCCAAACGTGTGCGATAAATTCTACTTCTGCGTGGATGGAAAGTTCAACATGATCACATGTCCAGATGGTCTGGTCTACAACGAGGCTAGTGGCATCTGTTCCTGGCCTGATGAAGCCAAGAAGAAGGGCTGTTCCTCTGCAG ATGTCTTCCAGTTCACTTGCCCTAAGGTGGACGAGGCTGAAGGTCTGACTCACCCTCGCTACGCTGACCCCGAAGACTGCCAGTTCTTCTATGTGTGTATCAACGGCGATACCCCCAGACGGAACGGCTGTAAGATGGGACAGGTGTTCAATGCTGTTGACCGTAAATGTGACTGGCCTAGAAATGTGCCAGAATG CAAGGACTGGTACAAGGGCATATTGACGGACGAGGAGCTGTACGCCCTGGAGCACCCAAAGCCTAAACCCAAGTCAGACGCCGCCCACAGGCACCGTAATGGAGGACGTTCACGACAAAAGAGTGAAGATGAAGAGGCTTAA